From Bacteroidota bacterium, the proteins below share one genomic window:
- a CDS encoding glycosyltransferase family 39 protein: MNPSRVTRSLGWFFASESSRFISWIFAIALGIRLVMVFVIGDAQHPKMYEHGEIAHNLAIGNGFTMHWPYEPLDSSRIAVLSVPIDHEGAFIPPLNPYIIYSVYLLFGERPTAVMILMILQAIIGALAIPLLYKTSRLLSTDATSRVVALIGACYIPAAIAVTTFSGSVVYQLIALAVLYFSFRAIRFGSFGILISLGLWSGLLTTIRSEFMLLGIMLVVVVVFVSSAAWVRSHRIAALASVLIPMMAVMMPWTIRNYRLFDRIVPTVSHPWFEIWRGNNIVVSNASFLQPTYDWVNPREFPDLVRHMDSIPYDRHFEPAVNDMFMAEAKHFIFSSPAAFVRLGLKKLLFFFTVDLSDRGARSPLYIILTIPVTGMIVFGLWQMLRDRSRRSEALIPTIIGLYYAALTVMTYTLPRYQIFLVLLLLPCASVAIERMKWFRSAERVAGGVS, from the coding sequence ATGAACCCATCGCGAGTCACGCGGAGTCTCGGTTGGTTTTTCGCGAGCGAGAGTTCGCGTTTTATCAGCTGGATATTCGCAATTGCACTCGGCATCCGTCTCGTGATGGTGTTCGTGATCGGCGATGCACAACATCCGAAGATGTATGAGCACGGTGAGATTGCCCATAATCTTGCGATAGGGAATGGCTTCACAATGCATTGGCCATACGAACCGCTTGATAGTAGTCGTATCGCTGTGCTGAGCGTCCCGATCGATCATGAGGGGGCATTTATTCCTCCGCTCAATCCGTACATTATCTACTCGGTCTATCTACTTTTCGGTGAACGGCCGACTGCGGTCATGATCCTGATGATCCTCCAGGCTATTATCGGTGCGCTGGCAATTCCATTGTTGTATAAGACGTCACGATTGCTCTCTACAGATGCTACATCGAGGGTTGTCGCACTGATCGGTGCGTGTTATATTCCCGCAGCAATCGCCGTAACGACGTTTTCGGGTTCGGTCGTGTATCAACTCATCGCCCTCGCTGTACTCTATTTCTCGTTTCGGGCGATTCGTTTTGGATCGTTCGGAATACTAATTAGTCTCGGATTGTGGTCGGGTCTGTTGACAACGATCCGCAGTGAATTCATGCTGCTTGGCATTATGCTTGTTGTTGTGGTGGTATTCGTATCGAGTGCGGCGTGGGTGCGCAGCCATCGAATCGCTGCGCTCGCATCGGTACTTATTCCGATGATGGCGGTCATGATGCCATGGACGATTCGAAATTATCGGCTGTTCGATCGGATCGTCCCGACTGTTAGTCATCCGTGGTTTGAGATTTGGCGAGGGAATAATATCGTTGTCTCTAATGCATCGTTTCTTCAGCCAACCTACGATTGGGTCAATCCACGAGAGTTTCCGGATCTCGTTCGGCACATGGATTCGATTCCTTATGACCGGCACTTCGAACCGGCGGTGAACGATATGTTCATGGCGGAAGCAAAGCACTTCATATTTTCCTCTCCCGCTGCATTTGTGCGTCTTGGGCTAAAAAAGTTACTGTTTTTCTTTACTGTAGATCTCTCGGATCGCGGAGCCCGCTCTCCGCTCTATATCATACTGACAATACCAGTGACCGGTATGATTGTGTTCGGTTTGTGGCAGATGCTCCGAGATCGGAGTCGGCGAAGTGAAGCATTGATTCCGACGATCATCGGGCTTTATTATGCAGCATTGACCGTGATGACTTACACGTTGCCACGGTATCAGATCTTTCTTGTGCTCCTCCTGCTGCCTTGTGCCTCCGTTGCGATAGAACGGATGAAGTGGTTTCGGTCTGCGGAGCGTGTGGCAGGAGGCGTGTCGTGA